The proteins below are encoded in one region of Nocardioides marmorisolisilvae:
- a CDS encoding AAA family ATPase, protein MPVLVEQDSKQAAAMTALLADGAHVVAGTDQLAAWMQSRPDEYVVVLGPDVPLRQAAEVADKLRTTHPSAGVVLIRHELTTSVFESAMSAGIPSVVAAGDTAGLRSAVDRARQTWEAIHGPATSIGGTGGKVITVFSPKGGVGKTTMAVNLALALASDPAKRVCIIDLDLAFGDVAITLQLIPEHTIDEAVGSETTLDFSLLRQLLTRHADNVMILAAPTIPDARDRIPASLVRRVVTTLRKHFDFVVIDTSPGFDEPVLQAFDETDELVLVATLDVPTVKNMKMALETLDLLDLVKENRHLVLNRADDEVGLSVHNVETILKQSVVAAIPSDMAVASSTNHGRPIVLGHPDSPVSQSIRQLAARLAGSELPTKSSGRRGLLRRHKRNGA, encoded by the coding sequence ATGCCGGTCCTCGTCGAACAGGACAGCAAGCAGGCCGCCGCAATGACGGCCCTGCTCGCCGACGGCGCGCACGTCGTTGCCGGCACCGACCAGCTTGCTGCCTGGATGCAGAGCCGCCCCGACGAGTACGTCGTCGTACTCGGCCCCGATGTTCCGCTGCGCCAGGCCGCCGAGGTGGCCGACAAGCTGCGCACCACCCACCCGTCGGCCGGGGTGGTGCTGATCCGCCATGAGCTGACCACGTCGGTGTTCGAGTCCGCGATGAGCGCCGGGATCCCCTCCGTGGTCGCTGCCGGCGACACCGCGGGCCTTCGGAGCGCCGTTGACCGCGCCCGGCAGACCTGGGAGGCCATTCACGGTCCGGCGACCAGCATTGGCGGCACCGGCGGCAAGGTGATCACCGTCTTCAGCCCCAAGGGCGGCGTCGGCAAGACCACGATGGCGGTGAACCTCGCGCTCGCGCTGGCGAGCGACCCCGCCAAACGGGTCTGCATCATCGATCTCGATCTGGCCTTCGGCGACGTCGCCATCACCCTGCAGCTGATCCCGGAGCACACCATCGATGAGGCCGTCGGCTCGGAGACGACCTTGGACTTCTCCCTCCTCCGGCAGTTGCTGACCCGGCACGCCGACAACGTGATGATCCTGGCCGCACCGACGATCCCCGATGCGCGGGACCGGATTCCCGCCAGTCTGGTACGACGCGTCGTGACGACACTGCGCAAGCACTTCGACTTCGTGGTGATCGACACCTCCCCCGGCTTCGATGAGCCGGTGCTCCAGGCGTTCGACGAGACCGACGAGCTGGTGCTGGTGGCCACGCTCGACGTACCGACCGTGAAGAACATGAAGATGGCGCTGGAAACCCTCGACCTGCTCGACCTCGTCAAGGAGAACCGGCACCTGGTGCTGAACCGTGCCGACGACGAGGTCGGCCTGTCGGTGCACAACGTCGAGACGATCCTCAAGCAGTCCGTGGTGGCGGCGATCCCCTCGGACATGGCCGTGGCCAGCTCGACCAACCACGGGCGCCCGATCGTGCTGGGGCACCCGGACAGCCCGGTGTCGCAGTCGATCCGCCAACTCGCCGCGCGGCTCGCGGGGTCCGAGCTGCCCACCAAGTCAAGTGGCCGACGCGGCCTCCTGCGCCGCCACAAGCGGAACGGAGCGTGA
- the cpaB gene encoding Flp pilus assembly protein CpaB: MDRRKVLLATAAVIAVLGTLLVFLYVRGADNRAAQQYDAVKVLRAVKQIDPGETVAAAQAAGKIELGSVPQGQVLPGALTDLSAVSNQVANTTIYPGEQIISTKFGATGSGTTLTIPKGKMAVSVNLTDPARVAGFVNPGDEVAIYMQGAGLGTAGPFSRLLLPKVEVIGVGTTTVVSTTKTDSSGAQTTEQLPRTLITLALDQAESEKVLFASGNGELALGLLNKDSKVHPDRGVSGSNLFR, encoded by the coding sequence ATGGATCGCAGGAAAGTACTCCTGGCCACGGCAGCAGTGATCGCCGTGCTCGGAACACTTCTCGTGTTCCTCTACGTCCGCGGTGCCGACAACCGCGCCGCGCAGCAGTACGACGCGGTGAAGGTGCTCCGTGCGGTGAAGCAGATCGACCCGGGCGAGACCGTGGCAGCTGCCCAGGCAGCCGGCAAGATCGAGCTGGGCAGCGTGCCACAGGGCCAGGTGCTCCCCGGTGCGCTGACCGACCTCTCCGCCGTGAGCAACCAGGTCGCGAACACGACGATCTACCCCGGCGAGCAGATCATCTCGACCAAGTTCGGGGCGACCGGCTCCGGCACGACGCTGACGATCCCCAAGGGCAAGATGGCGGTGTCGGTCAACCTCACCGACCCGGCCAGGGTCGCGGGCTTCGTCAACCCCGGCGACGAGGTCGCGATCTACATGCAGGGTGCCGGCCTGGGCACCGCCGGTCCGTTCTCCCGGCTGCTGCTCCCCAAGGTCGAGGTGATCGGCGTCGGCACCACCACGGTGGTCTCGACCACCAAGACCGACAGCAGTGGGGCACAGACCACCGAGCAGCTCCCTCGCACGCTGATCACGCTGGCACTCGACCAGGCCGAGTCGGAGAAGGTGCTGTTCGCCAGCGGCAACGGCGAGCTCGCGCTCGGGCTGCTGAACAAGGACTCCAAGGTCCACCCCGATCGCGGTGTCTCGGGGTCGAACCTCTTCCGGTGA